A segment of the Borreliella burgdorferi B31 genome:
TTATTAATTGTAAAAGCCAAGTTGCTGATAAGGACGACCCAACAAACAAATTTTACCAATCTGTCATACAATTAGGTAACGGATTTCTTGATGTATTCACATCTTTTGGTGGGTTAGTAGCAGAGGCTTTTGGATTTAAATCAGATCCAAAAAAATCTGATGTAAAAACCTATTTTACTACTGTAGCTGCCAAATTGGAAAAAACAAAAACCGATCTTAATAGTTTGCCTAAGGAAAAAAGCGATATAAGTAGTACGACGGGGAAACCAGATAGTACAGGTTCTGTTGGAACTGCCGTTGAGGGGGCTATTAAGGAAGTTAGCGAGTTGTTGGATAAGCTGGTAAAAGCTGTAAAGACAGCTGAGGGGGCTTCAAGTGGTACTGCTGCAATTGGAGAAGTTGTGGCTGATGCTGATGCTGCAAAGGTTGCTGATAAGGCGAGTGTGAAGGGGATTGCTAAGGGGATAAAGGAGATTGTTGAAGCTGCTGGGGGGAGTGAAAAGCTGAAAGCTGTTGCTGCTGCTAAAGGGGAGAATAATAAAGGGGCAGGGAAGTTGTTTGGGAAGGCTGGTGCTGCTGCTCATGGGGACAGTGAGGCTGCTAGCAAGGCGGCTGGTGCTGTTAGTGCTGTTAGTGGGGAGCAGATATTAAGTGCGATTGTTACGGCTGCTGATGCGGCTGAGCAGGATGGAAAGAAGCCTGAGGAGGCTAAAAATCCGATTGCTGCTGCTATTGGGGATAAAGATGGGGGTGCGGAGTTTGGTCAGGATGAGATGAAGAAGGATGATCAGATTGCTGCTGCTATTGCTTTGAGGGGGATGGCTAAGGATGGAAAGTTTGCTGTGAAGGATGGTGAGAAAGAGAAGGCTGAGGGGGCTAT
Coding sequences within it:
- a CDS encoding variable large family protein; translated protein: MKKISSAILLTTFFVFINCKSQVADKDDPTNKFYQSVIQLGNGFLDVFTSFGGLVAEAFGFKSDPKKSDVKTYFTTVAAKLEKTKTDLNSLPKEKSDISSTTGKPDSTGSVGTAVEGAIKEVSELLDKLVKAVKTAEGASSGTAAIGEVVADADAAKVADKASVKGIAKGIKEIVEAAGGSEKLKAVAAAKGENNKGAGKLFGKAGAAAHGDSEAASKAAGAVSAVSGEQILSAIVTAADAAEQDGKKPEEAKNPIAAAIGDKDGGAEFGQDEMKKDDQIAAAIALRGMAKDGKFAVKDGEKEKAEGAIKGAAESAVRKVLGAITGLIGDAVSSGLRKVGDSVKAASKETPPALNK